The following proteins are encoded in a genomic region of Kosakonia oryzae:
- a CDS encoding fimbrial biogenesis chaperone, whose protein sequence is MQGKFLHSLFALLALMAPAYSLAISVGDMTFSMPAENNMVAKHVVNNNKEARLYRVKVRSIDKPGEQEVSSRTADGELLFTPRQITLVPGESDFFKFFYHGPADDKERYYRVSFQEIPPQNRTTHLSSKSTVGMMPVIIMDTILVVRPRKIHFEWDFERQKGRFKNSGNTWFRLIEKPYCGSAEAEGKSWYMRPGDIIHQPALTTASQIYIVYNDSFIKVINTCN, encoded by the coding sequence ATGCAAGGTAAATTTCTTCACTCTCTTTTCGCTCTGCTGGCGCTCATGGCGCCAGCGTACAGCCTGGCGATTTCGGTCGGCGACATGACATTTTCCATGCCAGCGGAAAACAACATGGTCGCCAAGCATGTGGTGAATAATAATAAAGAGGCACGACTTTACCGCGTGAAAGTCCGATCCATCGACAAACCCGGAGAGCAGGAAGTCTCCTCGCGTACCGCTGATGGAGAGCTGTTGTTTACACCGCGACAGATAACGCTCGTGCCGGGAGAGAGTGACTTTTTCAAATTCTTTTATCATGGCCCGGCAGACGACAAAGAGCGCTACTACCGCGTCTCTTTTCAGGAAATACCGCCACAAAACCGCACCACTCACCTTTCCTCTAAAAGTACCGTCGGTATGATGCCCGTCATCATAATGGACACCATTCTGGTGGTCCGCCCGCGCAAAATCCATTTCGAATGGGATTTTGAGCGGCAAAAGGGGCGTTTCAAAAACAGCGGTAACACCTGGTTCAGGCTGATCGAGAAACCCTACTGTGGCTCAGCGGAAGCGGAGGGTAAATCGTGGTATATGCGCCCAGGGGATATCATTCATCAACCAGCGCTCACAACTGCCTCACAAATATACATTGTTTACAATGATAGTTTTATAAAAGTAATTAACACATGCAATTAA